The sequence below is a genomic window from Lysobacter capsici.
CAATGGCCCCAGCGGCGTGACCCTGGGTTTCAGCAATCGCGAAGCGCCCTACGATTTCGGCCAGACCTGGGCCGGCCGCCGCAGCCGCATCCGCCAGCTGTTCTGGCAGGTACGCATCAACGGCCGCTGGGAGCGCATCGACGAATTCGAATTCGACAACAAGCTCGAGCTGTCGCTGGACTTCCAGGCCGTCGACCGCATCGGCATCCGCCCGGGCGGCTGGTACGACGGCGAATTCGCCCGCGGCATGATCGACGGCCCCTTCATCCACGGCTACAGCCCGTTCGGCGGCGACACCGTGGAGACGCGCGGCCAGCCGGTGTTCGGCGAGAAGGGCTTCTTCGGCCTGATCAAGAACGGCATGTGCGTGGGCTACAAGCCCTCATTCGCGATCCGCACCACCACCTCGACCTTCCGCCGATTCGCCGACCCGTTCCGCGCCGCCACCGGGCTGCGGATCGGACCGTTCACCTTCGAAGCCGAAGGCGGCAGCCTCGCCGCCGGCTGGAAAGCCGACCCGGCGACCCAGACCTTCACCGGCACCACCAGCAGCGAACGCGCTTTGATCATCGGCGCGACCGTGTCGGAGCTGCCGAACGGGCCGGTGTAAACCGACACCCGGGTGGCGCGTTCGGAAAGGACCCGAACTCGTACCACCTCGTTTCAGCGGTCCGGCCGATGCGTGTCCAGGGGACCTCCACGCGCATCGGCCGGAGTTCGCTCTGTATTCCAAGTCGAGCCCAGTGCGGCCGGCAACGCGCCTGGCTCGAGCAGGCGCGGCCCAGGCAGGCGCCACTCAAGCGGACTCGGCTCAAGCACGCCCAGCCCGACACGCTCAGTTCAAGCGCACCACGCCGTCGCAGTAATGACCCAGGCAATCACCGCGCGCGGTGTCGAGCACCAGCGCATTGCCGGGGTCGCCGCTGGGCCGCTCGACCCGTTCGGGCACCACGAACACCATCGGGCTCGTCTCGGCCATGCCCTTGGGCCACTTGAAGCTGCGCACCACGCGATAGCGCGGCAAGCCCGCCAGCATGCGCTCGGCGTCGGGCGCGAAACTCGCCGCCTGCGCGCGCGCCGCATCGGTCCACGCCTGCAGGTCGGCCGTGCCGGCGACTTTCAACGCGCCGCTGCGCCACGCCCATTCGATCCGGTCGATCGCACCGGCGCGCGAAACGCCGCGCTTCGCGTCGGCCTTCTTCGCCGCCGCCGCGGCCGTGCGCGTGGCCTGTCCGCCGGCCATCGGAAACGGCAAGCGCGCGACCTCCTGGATATCGCGCGGCACCGACAGATTGCGCAGGTCCATCGCGGTCGCGCGAGCGCGCGCTTCCAGCACCTCGAAGCGCAGCCGCCCCGGCGCGCCGGCCGCATCGGCGGCCGCCTCGATGGAGGCGAGCACGCTCTTCGCACCGCTCGCGTCGAACCGCTGGTCGGCCTCGATGGTCAACGCGCCCTGGGCCAGGTCCGGATCGTCGTACAGCCAGGTCCAGGCCAGCCCGCGCCAGGCGCCGTCGAACGACGGATTCATGCGCAAGGCATCGATGAACATCGCCCGCGCCGCGGCGCTGGCCTCGCGCAGATTGTCGGCTTGCTCAGGCGCGCCGTCGGCATCGCGCTGGACCTGGCGCATGTAGGCGCGCAAGCGCCATGCGCCGAGCTCGCGCGCGGCCATCGCCGAATTCGGATCGGCGCTGCGCGCGGCCTGCAGATAGCGTTCGGCCGGAACCTTTTCTCCCACCGGCCGCATCGCGACCGCCGCCTGCGCGACGCGCCGGTAACGCTGCATCGCGGTTTCGTAGCGCGCGCCGTCGGCGTCGGCCGGCGCGCGCTCCTTGCGCAGTTCGCCGAGCATCGCCAATTGCTGGCGAAAGAACGGATCGCCGCCGGCCGCGCTGCGCGCCGCGCCGCGCACCAGCCGTTCGGCCAGCGCGTCGTAGTCGGCCGCGGGCAGCGGCGGCGGCGGTTCGCCCCACTTCGCCGGCGCGGTGTTCGGCGCGTTCGCGGCGCGGCTCGTGCGCGACGGCGTCGATGTCGATGTCGATGTCGATGTCGGTTGACTGCGAGCGGGCGCCGCGCGTTCGGCGCGCTGCGGCGGCGAGCCGCGCGATGCCGGATAGGTCGCCGCCAGATACACCGCCAGTATCGTGGCCGCGATCATCGCGCGCTTGGTCAGATCGTCGTCGCCGTCCTCGCGTGCGCGCCACAGCACCGCGATCGTGCAGACCGCGCCGCCGACGGTCAGCGCGCCGCGGAACCAGCGCTCGCTCGGGCTGTGGCGCGAAGTCGAGACCAGGTAGCCGATGAAATCCATCAGCCACATCGGCATCGACATCAGCCACCCGGTCAGCGGCGCCAGGAAGATCACCACGAAGAACAGCAGCACCATCACCTTGATCAAGGCGAAGCGGGTCGGCGGCGAACGCAGCGGATGCCAGCGCGGAGGGCGGCCCTGCCAGCTCATCGGTTCTTGATCATCCGCGGCAGCACCACCAGGAACACGTAGCAGAACACCACGAAGCCGATGCCCATCAAGGTCAGCAGGATCTGGTTCATCCAGCCGTCCAGCGGCGAGGTGGCGGTGCTGCGCAGGCTGGCGTAATAGCCCTGCAGCAGATACGACAGCGCGGCGAACACCAGCGGCACCACCAGGATCATCGCCGCGCGCGCGGTCGCGACCAACCGCGAGGTCTGGATCCGGTAACCGCGCGCAGTCGAAGCGGCCGACGGCATTTGTTGCTGCGGCACCGAAGGCGGCAACGACGTCCGTGCGCCGAAGCGACGCGGCGCAGGTTGCGGCCGCGGCTGCGTCGCCTGCACCGTCGTGCGCATCACCGTCGCCCAGGCGCGCGGCATATCCTGCGGCTGGGTGGCCGGACGCGGCTTGGCCTTGCGCGCGGTCTTGCTGAGCAGGTCCAGGCGGATGCACGAAGCGCAGGGCTGACCGGCGTAATGCTGGTGCTCGCGATTGCGCGCGCACACCACCAGCCGCCCGCTCGAGGGCTGCGCATACGCGCGCAGCGCATCGCGCCATTCCGACGAGGGCGGACGCGCCGACGGCGTGTCGCCGAACGCGCGATCGAACAGGCCGCGCAGTTCCTGCGGCATGCTCGCGTGCGCGCTGACCGGACTGGGCGCCATGACCCGGTTCGCGCGCAGCCCGTAGGCATAGCAGCGTTCGCGGATGCGCCCGGGGATATCGGTCGGCACGCGATCCGACGACGGCTTGCCGCTGTAGGGATGGATGCCGAAGTTCAGCAACTGGAAGATCACCACCGCCAGGGCGAATCGGTCCTGGGTTTCCTCGCCGGCTTCGTCGAGCTTGTGCGCCTGGTACTCCGGCGCCAGGTAATCGGGCGTGTACTGCGGCGCCGAATAACGCCGGCCGCGGCCCTGGATGCTGAAACCGTCGCAGTCGAGCAGCGCGATGTACAGCGACGCGCGATAGAAGCGCAGGTTGACCGGCTTGAGATCGACCACGCAGTGATGCTGCTGATGCAGCGCCGCGAGCACCGCGGCGAGATTGGCCGCAAGCGTGATCTTGTGGCCCAGCCCGACCGGCAACCCGGCCGCGCGCGCCTGGCGTTCCTGCAGCACCTGTTCGAGTTCGGAGGTGGAGTCCACGTCCAGCGCCGGCATGGTGAAACCGGCGAACTTGCCGCGCTCGTCGCGCACCACCGCGTCGGGCCAGGCGATCTGCACGTAGCGCTTGCCGCCTTCGATCTGGTCGGGCAAATGCGGACGCAGGTCGAGCATGGCCTCGATGCGATCGGTGTAGCTCGGCGGATCGACCCGGGCGTGATAGATCTTCGCCACCGCGTTGGGATCGTCCGGCAACAGATACACGCTGCCGGCGCCGCCGCTCTTGATCAGATTGCCCAGGCGCGAGCGGCGCGAGCCGATCAAAATGGTCTGGCCGGTGACGGGGCTCATGCGCGCGCCCCCGTCCGCGGCACGCGGGTCCGGCGCGTGCGCACGCGCGAGTGCGAAACCGCGACGAACGCAGCGGCATCGACCGCGGCGATGGCGAGCGCGTCCGCCGCGACCACGCCGCTGACGACCTGGTAACGCATGGCGTCGTCGGGGCTCATGGCAACGTGCTCATGACGTCGGACTCAGCCCCGCAACGCGATCAGCAGGGTCTTGTCGTCGGAGGTGATGCCGTGCGTGCGCGGGTCGTCGAGCGTACCCAGCAGCGCGCGGCTGCCGTCGTCCTCGCCGACCGACGCCAGATAGCGCGCGACCGGTTCGATGAACGGCTTGAACAGGCCGGTATTGCCCTTGTCCATCGCGAACGGCATCGCGCCGTCGGACATCAGCGCCAGCCGCGCGGTCGGCGCGGTCACCGCGAGCACGCGCAGGTGCTGGCGCCAGGCGTCGCCGGTGACGAAATAGGTTTCGTTGGAATACTCGCCGTTTTCCGGCGCCGAGACCACGCTCGGTTGGTCCGCCGACGCCTCGCCCGCCGACACCGCTTCGGCCACGCCGATGCCGTCGCCGATATGGAAGAACCAGCCGCGCTGTCCGTCGCCGGCAAAACCGACCAAGGTCGCGGCATAACTCGACAGCGAGACCTTGGCCGCGTCGGCGATCTCGATCAACGCCGCGCGCGCGATCTGGATCGCTTCGCTCGCGCTCGCTTCGAATGCGTCTTCGTCGTCCAATCCGGCCGCACCGCTGCGCAACCGCTCGCTGAGCACGCGCGTCACCGTATCGGCGACCAGGCGCGAGCCCTCATCGCTGCGCGACGCCGAACCGGCGCCGTCGCAAACGACCGCGACCAGATGTTCGCCGTCGGCATGGAAGGCGAACGCGTCCTGGCAGGGAATGCCTTTGCCGACGTGCGAGGTTCCGGTCGCCGACGCGGCGTAGATGCGCCAAGCCATGGCCTGCGCCCCGCCGCTCAGGTCGGCACCGAGGACCAGGTGTCGGTGGACGGCAATTGCGCCTGTCCGCCCGGACGCGACTGCGACACCACCTGCATGCTCGCGCTCAGCCACAGGAACAGCTCGCGGAACTGCAGCCCCTGCAGGCGCTTGACGCCGCCCTCGCCCTTGCTGCTGAACTGGCCCATCACGCCGACCTGCGAACCGTCGCCGACCGCGATCGGGAAGATCGCGACCTTGTTGGCCTGCTCGGCTTCACGCGCGCGCTTGGCCGAGGCTTCCCAGGTATCGGTCGGCACGCCGTCGGACATCAGGAACAGCCACGGCCGGGTGTAGGCGATGCCGGCGGCCTTGAAGCGCTGCTTTTCGTTCTCGACCTCGGTCAGGGCCAGGTCGATCGCGCGACCGGTCGGCGTGGTGCCGTCGGCCTCCAGCACGGGCGCGGTGAAATCCATCGCGTCGCACCAGTCGCCGACCACCTCGGCGTGATCGAAACCGCCGTAGCGCACCACCAGCACGCGCACCCGCTTGGCCGCGATCACGTCGCTCTTGAGTTCGGTCTCCAGCAGCTTGAGCCCTTCGTTCAACTGCTGCACCGGCGGGCCCATCATGCTGCCCGAGCAGTCCAGCACCAGCACCAGCGGCGTGCGCTGTTCGGTGTTGTCGACCAGGGCTACGTCGGGGATCATCGGCTGATTCATGGCATTCCTTTGCGAAGGGATCGATTCGGCAGTATAGCCACAGCGACCACGGCGGGCACAGCGCGGCGGTTTTCGCCGTCGGCCGGCCCGCGGACGGGCGCGATGCGGCCGGTTTTACCGAGATTTCGCGCGCGTTCGCGGCCGCCCGCTGCCGCGCTGTCGCAGCGCCGTCTGACAGGGCGATCGCTGTGCATACGCCAGGTCGGCCACGCTCGTGTTCGAACGCGGCGGACGAGCGCCATCCTCTCGCGGCTCGGGGTCGCGTCTCGCGGCCGCGGGCCACATCCCGCGCCGCAGCCGCGACCGCCATCCCAGCGCACTGCGCAGGCGGCGCACAAGTCCGCGCACCGGTCCATAAGCGGTAACCGCACTGCCATCTGCGCGCAGCACGCTGCGGTGGCGGTTGCCCGCCGCTCCCCCAGCCCACCGCTTTCGAGCGGATTTACGCCCGGATTGTCATGACCGACTCGCACGATTCCCAACGCCGCAGCTTCCTGCGCGGCGCCGCCGGCGCTACCGCCGCCGGCCTGGCCCTCAACCTGTTCCCGCCCGCGATCCAGAAGGCGCTCGCGATCCCCGCCGCGCGCGTCAGCGGCACCATTCACGACGTCAAGCACGTGGTCATCCTGATGCAGGAGAACCGCTCGTTCGACCATTACTTCGGCGCGATGCGCGGCGTGCGCGGGTTCGGCGATCGCTTCCCGATCCCGCTGCCCAGCGGCAAGCCGGTGTGGCGACAGACCACCGCGCAAGGCCGCGAAATCCAGCCGTACCACATCGACACCAAGACCACGAGCGCGCAGCGCATCGGCGGCACCCCGCACACCTGGCCCGATGCGCAAGCGGCCTGGAACCAGGGCCTGATGGACAAGTGGCTGCCGGCCAAGACCGAACGCTCGCTCGGCCATTACCAAGAAGCCGACATCCCGTTCCAGTACGCGCTGGCCAACGCCTTCACCCTGTGCGATGCGTATCACTGCTCGCAGCTCACCGGCACCAATCCCAATCGCCTGTTCCTGTGGACCGGCACCAACAACCCGGCCGCCGATCGCGGTGGCCCGGCCATCGTCAACACCTTTGACGATTCCGGCCCGGCCAGCGAAGGCTATTTCTGGACCACCTACCCCGAGCGCCTGGAACAGGCCGGGGTGAGCTGGAAGCTGTACCAGGACATGGACGACAACTTCTCCGACAACCCGCTCGAAGGCTTCCGCCAGTTCCGCGCCGCCGCGCCGGGCTCGGCGCTGGCCGAAAAAGCGCTGAAAACCTGGACCCTGGACGATCTCGCCAGCGACGTGCGCAGCGGCCAGTTGCCGCAGGTGTCGTGGCTGGTCGCGCCGGCCAAGTACTCCGAACATCCCGGCCCGTCGGCGCCGATCTGGGGCGCGGACTACACCGCGCGCGTGCTCGAAGCGCTCACCGCCGACCCCGAGGTCTGGGCGCGCACGGTGCTGATCGTCAACTTCGACGAGAACGACGGGTTCTTCGACCACGTGCCGCCGCCGGCGCCGCCGTCGTTCGATGCCGATCACCGGCTGATCGGCGGTTCGACCGTGGACCTGCGCGGCGAACACCACATCGCGCGCAGCGGCCCCTCGCACGGCAGTTCCAGCGATCCGGCGATCTACTACGACCGTCCCTACGGCCTGGGCCCGCGCGTGCCGATGTACGTGATCTCGCCGTGGAGCCGCGGCGGCTGGATCAATTCGCAGGTGTTCGACCACACCTCGGTGATCCGCTTTCTGGAAAAACGCTTCGGCGTGGCCGAGCCCAACATCAGCGCGTGGCGACGCGCGGTATGCGGCGACCTGACCACCGCGTTCAACTTCCACGATCCCAATCACGAACCGATCCCGTCGCTGCCGGAAATCGGCGACGCCGACCGCATCGTCGCCGAACAAAGCCGCCTGCCCGCGCCGAAACCGCCCGCGGTCGCGAGCGCGCCGCAGCAGCAACCCGGCATCAAACCCTCGCGCGCGTTGCCCTACGACCTGCAGGTCGGCGAACGCTTCGATCGCGAAACGCGACGGTTGCGCCTGAGCTTTAGCAACACCGGCCGCGTCGCGGCGGTGTTCCATGTCTACGATCTGCTCGCGCCCACCGCGATCCCGCGCCGCTACACGGTCGAGGCGGGCAAGACGCTGCACGGCGACTGGACGCTGCAGCGAGACGGCGCCCGCGCCTATGCGCTGCAGGTGTTCGCGCCGAACGGATTCTTCCGCGAATTCCGCGGTTCGTTCGGCGGCGCCAACCCGACCGTGACCACCGTGCCCGACCTGCGCCTGCGTCGTCGCAAGCTGATCCTGGCGCTGCGCAACCCCGCGTTCAAGCCTCTGCGCCTGAACCTCGCCGACCAGTACGGCCTGTACGAACCGCGCCTGGAGCGCCTGGGCCCGGCCGCGGTGCATTACCGCCCGATCAAGCTCGACGAAAGCCAGCAGTGGTACGACTTCGTGCTGACCGACGCGAACGACCCGGAGTATTACCGTCGCCTGGCCGGACGCATGGAGACCGGCGAGCACGGCATTACCGATCCGGGATTGATCTGAGGTGGGAGCGGCGTCAGTCGCGACCGCATGACGACCTCGCAATCGCGTCGTCGTTGCCATAGCGCGGTCGCGGCTCGCGCCGCTCCTACACAAAGCAATCAGTCACGTGCCGATACGCACGCATCGGCCACCCCCTGTAGGAGCGGCGCAAGCCGCGACCGCGAAAACACAACTACGTCGCCACCTCGAATTCGCGCAAACGGCCCAAGCCGCCACGCAGCCAATCACATCGAATCCTGCGGCTCCACGATCACCGCGTCTTCCGGCACCCGCGCGCACGCGGCTTTCGACACGAAGGCTTCCCAACGCCAGAACCCCCACGCCACCGCGGTCAACGCTGAGGCGGCGATCGCCAGGTGCAATGCGCT
It includes:
- a CDS encoding PP2C family serine/threonine-protein phosphatase — translated: MAWRIYAASATGTSHVGKGIPCQDAFAFHADGEHLVAVVCDGAGSASRSDEGSRLVADTVTRVLSERLRSGAAGLDDEDAFEASASEAIQIARAALIEIADAAKVSLSSYAATLVGFAGDGQRGWFFHIGDGIGVAEAVSAGEASADQPSVVSAPENGEYSNETYFVTGDAWRQHLRVLAVTAPTARLALMSDGAMPFAMDKGNTGLFKPFIEPVARYLASVGEDDGSRALLGTLDDPRTHGITSDDKTLLIALRG
- a CDS encoding vWA domain-containing protein — translated: MNQPMIPDVALVDNTEQRTPLVLVLDCSGSMMGPPVQQLNEGLKLLETELKSDVIAAKRVRVLVVRYGGFDHAEVVGDWCDAMDFTAPVLEADGTTPTGRAIDLALTEVENEKQRFKAAGIAYTRPWLFLMSDGVPTDTWEASAKRAREAEQANKVAIFPIAVGDGSQVGVMGQFSSKGEGGVKRLQGLQFRELFLWLSASMQVVSQSRPGGQAQLPSTDTWSSVPT
- a CDS encoding phosphocholine-specific phospholipase C, producing the protein MTDSHDSQRRSFLRGAAGATAAGLALNLFPPAIQKALAIPAARVSGTIHDVKHVVILMQENRSFDHYFGAMRGVRGFGDRFPIPLPSGKPVWRQTTAQGREIQPYHIDTKTTSAQRIGGTPHTWPDAQAAWNQGLMDKWLPAKTERSLGHYQEADIPFQYALANAFTLCDAYHCSQLTGTNPNRLFLWTGTNNPAADRGGPAIVNTFDDSGPASEGYFWTTYPERLEQAGVSWKLYQDMDDNFSDNPLEGFRQFRAAAPGSALAEKALKTWTLDDLASDVRSGQLPQVSWLVAPAKYSEHPGPSAPIWGADYTARVLEALTADPEVWARTVLIVNFDENDGFFDHVPPPAPPSFDADHRLIGGSTVDLRGEHHIARSGPSHGSSSDPAIYYDRPYGLGPRVPMYVISPWSRGGWINSQVFDHTSVIRFLEKRFGVAEPNISAWRRAVCGDLTTAFNFHDPNHEPIPSLPEIGDADRIVAEQSRLPAPKPPAVASAPQQQPGIKPSRALPYDLQVGERFDRETRRLRLSFSNTGRVAAVFHVYDLLAPTAIPRRYTVEAGKTLHGDWTLQRDGARAYALQVFAPNGFFREFRGSFGGANPTVTTVPDLRLRRRKLILALRNPAFKPLRLNLADQYGLYEPRLERLGPAAVHYRPIKLDESQQWYDFVLTDANDPEYYRRLAGRMETGEHGITDPGLI